The genomic DNA ACTAGTCACCTAAAATGGATTCAGCTCATTTCTGCTGGTGCTGATTATATGGATTTTGATAAATTAAGAGAAAAAGGCATTCTGTTGTCTAATGGTAGCGGAATCCATAGTGTTTCTATCTCAGAACATGTTTTAGGCGTTTTATTAGCACATACCCGCGGACTGCAAGAAAGTATCCAACAACAAATGCAACACACATGGAATCAAACAGCCCCTTCCTATCAACAACTTTCTGGGCAAAAAATGTTAATCGTAGGCACTGGGCAAATCGGACAACAATTAGCTAAATTTGCTAAAGGTTTAAATCTTCAAGTTTATGGCGTGAATACCTCTGGACATGTGACGGAAGGCTTCATTGAATGCTATTCACAGAAGAATATGAGTAAAATTATCCATGAAATGTCCATTGTTGTGAACATTCTTCCTTTGACTGAAACAACAAAACATTTATACAATCAGGCACTTTTTGAAAAAATGGCTCCTGAAACAATTTTCGTAAATGTTGGTCGAGGCACCTCAGTAGCAACGAACGATTTGATAACTGCCTTAAACAATAAAACCATTGCTTTTGCTGCCTTAGATGTCTTTGAAGAAGAACCTCTTCCCGAAGATAGCCCTTTATGGGAGATGCAGAATGTTTTATTAACACCTCATATTTC from Enterococcus faecalis includes the following:
- a CDS encoding phosphoglycerate dehydrogenase; this translates as MNQPIIYLNEVFNEEQLEQVKAVAPNYLVKTSTDHLSSAEEEAIEIMLGWHKEIGPRLLASDTSHLKWIQLISAGADYMDFDKLREKGILLSNGSGIHSVSISEHVLGVLLAHTRGLQESIQQQMQHTWNQTAPSYQQLSGQKMLIVGTGQIGQQLAKFAKGLNLQVYGVNTSGHVTEGFIECYSQKNMSKIIHEMSIVVNILPLTETTKHLYNQALFEKMAPETIFVNVGRGTSVATNDLITALNNKTIAFAALDVFEEEPLPEDSPLWEMQNVLLTPHISGMTPKFKSKLLAIFIPNLNQFVTDQTLVKNQVSLKKGY